The DNA window TTGTCGCCAGGGAGATAATCAAAGAATCGGGACGTCCTGTGGCCGCTCCTTCAGCCAATTTTTCAGGGGAGCCCTCATCCACAAGGTTTGAGCATGTTTTGCAAGATTTTCAAGGGAAAGTGCCTTGTATTGTCAAAAGCTTCGAACCGGAGATTGGCATGGAGTCGACGGTTTTGGATGTAACTTCTCAACCATGGAGAATTTTGAGGCCGGGATATATTTCGGCAAAGGAGATATCGGATTTTTCCGGTTTACCGGTGGTATATGCCAAAAAATCGGATGGAGACAAGCCTCTTTCTCCCGGAATGAAATACCGTCATTATGCTCCCAAAAAACCTTTGTTTGTTTTTTCATCTGATAGCCCGGAAGAATTGTTGAAAGCGTTATTTCAAACAAAAAAACCGAAAAGATTCTGGATTGTTTCAAAGGATTTTCCCATAGAAACATATTTCTCTCCACAAGATACCGTCATAAACTATCACGATGGTGAAGATTTGATAAAAAATCTTTACTACTGGTTGAAAGAATCAGACCGTTTGAATCCGGATTATATACTGCTTGAATATCCTGAAGGACTATCACCCGAAAAAGACATATTGCTCAGAAACCGTCTTGAAAAAGCCGCAAATGAATTTTTGTAGTATACTTTTATCCAAATAGACCGAAATTGAGTCATAGTTTCTTTTTTTCAAAATTTCAATTTCTCAAATTATGATATTTATCATTTTTTGATTTCATAAATAGAAATAATATTGAAAAAAAAATTATGAAACTGTTGTTTTCTTTTTTGATGGCAGTATTTTATCTGAGTTTATTCGGTCAAAATCAGAAAGAAAATAATGAAGTTAAATCGAAATTATATTTTGGTCTTACGGGAAATATTCACATGGGACGTTGGGGAGTTGTTCCGGTTGTTCCTCACGATGGGAATTATCCTGCTTTTGCCAGTGGGGTACCCTATACCGGAAAAGGGCTTGGAATTCAATTTAATTGGTTAAGCAAGAGTGGGTTTTCTGTATATTTTGATGTGATAGGATATAGTAAAAAAATAGACGTTGCTCATAAAGGCGGGTATGCATCCAGTCCTTGGGTTTCAGAAATGACAGGATATCAAACAGATCTTGTCGGACCATTTGACGAAGACGCATATTTTATGGTCAACACTTATGCCTTTAGAA is part of the Vicingaceae bacterium genome and encodes:
- a CDS encoding tRNA threonylcarbamoyladenosine biosynthesis protein translates to MNTTIIEIKGPHERDKILQAARFIVEGHTVVFPTETVYGIGADAFNAGAVKKIFETKNRPQDNPLIVHIATFEQFLEISSMADEQLLEVLRKFWPGPLTVIVPHKGNIPAMVTTGLPTVGIRMPGHIVAREIIKESGRPVAAPSANFSGEPSSTRFEHVLQDFQGKVPCIVKSFEPEIGMESTVLDVTSQPWRILRPGYISAKEISDFSGLPVVYAKKSDGDKPLSPGMKYRHYAPKKPLFVFSSDSPEELLKALFQTKKPKRFWIVSKDFPIETYFSPQDTVINYHDGEDLIKNLYYWLKESDRLNPDYILLEYPEGLSPEKDILLRNRLEKAANEFL